The genomic stretch TTTAATCGCAGCACGTAACATATCCCCTGTCGAAATTTGTGGGATACCATATTGATTCATGATGAATTGTGCTTGAGTACCTTTACCTGCACCTGGTGCGCCTAAAAGAATAATATTCATAAAAACCTCTTGGTTATGTAAAAAAACTTGCCTAGTTTACCGAAAATACGTCTTAATCTCTACCGTTTACTGCGCATCCTTTACGCATTGGGCGTTTTTTTCTCGCTTTCTGCAATGATTTTTGCATCTTCTTCCTTTAATTCCTGACGTGTACTATTCATTCCATCTTTATTACTCCAAGGGGCAACCCAAAATAAACATAGCATTCCTGGAATGGCGAGAAAGAAACAAAACCAAAAATAATGATAATAACCAAAATATTCAATTAATGCGCCAGCTTGACTGTTAAAAGTTGCACGTGGCAATGCTGCAAAACTTGTAAATAATGCTAATTGCGTTGCGGTATAAAGTGGATTGGTTTCTCTTGCCATATAGGCAACAAAAGCAGCAGTTCCCAATCCTACGCCGATATATTCTCCCGATACTACAAGTGCTAGGCTAAATAGTGCTTTCATATCGACATGGTCGAAATGCCCAAAATGCGCTAACCATGCAAAACCAAGAATAGTGACAAGTTGCACTACACCAAATAACCACAATGCACGATTAATCCCTATTTTCAGCATGATGATGCCACCTACGATGCTAGCAACAATCATGGGCCAAAGCGCAGCATTTTTGACAACGATCCCGATTTGCGTTGGGCTAAACCCCATGTCTAAATAAAAAGGAGAAATCAATGCCGTCGCCATACTATCGCCAAGTTTATAAAGGAAAATAAAAACAAGCACACCCAGTGCTGCTTTTGCCCCTTTTCGGCGAAAGAATTCACTAAAAGGCTCAATAACATTATCGCGGAGCGTGCGATGTTTTTTGAGCGGAATATTCGGCTCATAACTTAACACTAACGTTAAAAATAGCCCTGGCAGCATAAATAAAGCCGTAATAATGAAGACGACACACCAACTATAATGATCAGCAAGGATTAAAGATAATGCCCCAGGTACCAATCCCGCCACACGGTACATATTCACATGAATTGAATTACCCAGCCCCAATTCTTTATCAGGCAAAATTTCACGGCGATAAGCATCTAAAACAATATCCTGACTCGCTGAGAAAAAAGCAACTAAAGTGGAAAGCCCCGCAAGCAGTGATAATCCCATTTCCGTCTTTGGATTGATAAATCCAAACAACATAAGTGAAACTAATAACAAGACTTGTGTTATCAGCATCCAGCCACGACGTCGTCCCAAAAATGGCGGAACATATCTATCCATTAATGGTGACCATAAAAACTTCCACGTAAAAGGCAACGTCACTAACGTAAAAAAGCCAATTGTTTTCAGATCGACACCATCTTTTCGTAACCAGACTGGCAGTAATGACACTAAAATATAGAGCGGTAAACCTGAACTAAAGCCTGTAAATACGCAAATCAGCATATTACGGCTAAAGATTTCTTTTAAATAAATTGAATAATGCTTATTTTTCATCTTGTTATTGTTGCTAAAAACTGCGATGCGCACAGTATAAATTTTTTATGAAGAAAAAGGGGAAAATTCTCAAAATATTTTTACGCAATTATTTGCTTATTTTGTCATTTAATTTTAAAATATGGACGTATCACTTTTATAAAATAGAAAGCTAGGTACACAAATGTCTTTAGATACGTTCTTTGATTTATCGAATCGCAAATCTTCCGTCCGCCAAGAGGTAACCGCAGGTCTTACGACCTTCCTCGCGATGGTTTACTCCATTATCGTTCTCCCCCATATGCTCCACACTGCAGGTTTTCCTGAAGAAAGTGCATTTATTGCATGCTGCTTAGTCGCAGGTCTTGGCTCATTGCTAATGGGTTTATGGGCAAACACGCCTATGGTTGTCGGTTCCGCCATTTCCCTGACGGCCTTTACGGCATTTAGTCTTGTTATAGGACAGCACGTTAGCGTTCCCGTTGCGCTTGGTGCTGTTTTTGTTATGGGGGTTATCTTTACTGGTATCTCTATTACAGGGGTCCGTGCATGGATTTTAAGAAACCTGCCTATCAGTATCGCCCAAGGAACAGGGATTGGTATTGGACTTTTCCTTTTGCTAATTGCCTCTAACGGCGTGGGTATCGTTGTACCTAATACCGCAGGTTTACCAATCAAATTTGGTGAATTTACTTCTTTCTCCGTATGGATGTCACTCCTTGGCTTAGTGACAATTATCGGTTTAGAAAATCGTAAAATTAAAGGCGGTATTCTTTGGGTGATTATCGGTATTACCATTATCGGCATGATCTTCGATCCAAATGTAAAATTCTCTGGTCATTTTTTCCGTATTCCACACTTTGGCGATGATTCCCTTTTCTTCAAAATGGACGTAAAAGGCGCATTACAGCCAGCCATTTTACCTGTGGTATTTGCATTAGTAATGACCGCGGTATTCGATGCAACAGGGACTATCCGTGTAGTAGCAGAAGAAGCAAAACTTGTAGATAGTCATCATCGCATCATTCGTGGTGGTCAAGCCCTAGCTTCTGACTCTATTATGAGTATCGTAGCAGGTGCATTAGGGGCAACACCTACTGCAGTTTATATCGAATCTGCTGCAGGAACGGCTGCTGGCGGACGTACTGGTCTAACTGCGGTTGTTGTTGGAATTGGCTTCCTCTGCATGCTTTTCTTACAACCGCTTGCATCACTCGTTCCAAATTACGCAACCGCGCCTGCATTAATGTACGTAGGTTTATTGATGATGGGCAATGTACGCCATATCAATTTTAATGACGGCGTTGGCGCAATGAGCGGTCTAATCTGTGCGGTATTTATCGTGTTAACAGGTAATATCGTAACAGGTATCATGCTTGGCTTTGCCTCATTAGTACTTGGTCGCATCGTAAAAGGTGATTGGCATAAACTTAATGTTGGCACCGTGATTATTGCTATTGTTTTAGTCGGTTTCTACCTCAGTGGTCTTGCCATCTAATTTCATAAGCAATATAAAACCATAAAATCACGCCCCGATTTTCTGAAAAATTTTTACGAAAATCGGGGCGTGATGTTTTATTGGTCTTATTTTGTTACGGCGTAACGATAAAATAACTAATTGATTTACTTATCGCTTTCGTCTTCTGCGTGCATTTCACCAATTGATTTTTTGCTTTGGTATGCCTTGCGAAGTTCTGCAGCAACATAAGCAATCGCCTCACCACTACCAATATTTAATCTCTACAAATCAGAAATATTATTCGTGATATTTACTCAACAAGATAAAATCACGCCCCGATTTTCACAAAATTTTTACGAAAATCGGGGCGTGATGTTTTTTATTGGGCTTATTTTGTTACGGCGTAACGATAAGATAACTAATTGATTTTACTTATCGCTTTCGTCTTCAGCGTGCATTTCTCCAATTGATTTTTTGCTTTGGTGTGCCTTGCGAAGTTCTGCAGCAACATAAGCAATCGCCTCACCACTACTGACGCCTTCACGCATTAATGCTTGAATTTTCTCTACAGCCTCTTGCTGCTGTTCGTGGGTTAAATTTACTAATGACATATCTAACATAAAAGTTCCTCGCATAAATTCATTTTAGGGCATTGTCCACTGTAATTGATCCAATACTGTTTTC from Actinobacillus delphinicola encodes the following:
- a CDS encoding YoaH family protein — encoded protein: MGSGEAIAYVAAELRKAYQSKKSIGEMHAEDESDK
- a CDS encoding YoaH family protein — protein: MLDMSLVNLTHEQQQEAVEKIQALMREGVSSGEAIAYVAAELRKAHQSKKSIGEMHAEDESDK
- a CDS encoding AmpG family muropeptide MFS transporter; its protein translation is MKNKHYSIYLKEIFSRNMLICVFTGFSSGLPLYILVSLLPVWLRKDGVDLKTIGFFTLVTLPFTWKFLWSPLMDRYVPPFLGRRRGWMLITQVLLLVSLMLFGFINPKTEMGLSLLAGLSTLVAFFSASQDIVLDAYRREILPDKELGLGNSIHVNMYRVAGLVPGALSLILADHYSWCVVFIITALFMLPGLFLTLVLSYEPNIPLKKHRTLRDNVIEPFSEFFRRKGAKAALGVLVFIFLYKLGDSMATALISPFYLDMGFSPTQIGIVVKNAALWPMIVASIVGGIIMLKIGINRALWLFGVVQLVTILGFAWLAHFGHFDHVDMKALFSLALVVSGEYIGVGLGTAAFVAYMARETNPLYTATQLALFTSFAALPRATFNSQAGALIEYFGYYHYFWFCFFLAIPGMLCLFWVAPWSNKDGMNSTRQELKEEDAKIIAESEKKTPNA
- a CDS encoding NCS2 family permease, translating into MSLDTFFDLSNRKSSVRQEVTAGLTTFLAMVYSIIVLPHMLHTAGFPEESAFIACCLVAGLGSLLMGLWANTPMVVGSAISLTAFTAFSLVIGQHVSVPVALGAVFVMGVIFTGISITGVRAWILRNLPISIAQGTGIGIGLFLLLIASNGVGIVVPNTAGLPIKFGEFTSFSVWMSLLGLVTIIGLENRKIKGGILWVIIGITIIGMIFDPNVKFSGHFFRIPHFGDDSLFFKMDVKGALQPAILPVVFALVMTAVFDATGTIRVVAEEAKLVDSHHRIIRGGQALASDSIMSIVAGALGATPTAVYIESAAGTAAGGRTGLTAVVVGIGFLCMLFLQPLASLVPNYATAPALMYVGLLMMGNVRHINFNDGVGAMSGLICAVFIVLTGNIVTGIMLGFASLVLGRIVKGDWHKLNVGTVIIAIVLVGFYLSGLAI